In the Arachis hypogaea cultivar Tifrunner chromosome 20, arahy.Tifrunner.gnm2.J5K5, whole genome shotgun sequence genome, TCACTACAAACAAAACTTGATTATggaacataaaatattaactattattgaacataaaatattaattttctttCATTCAGACTTCATTTCTTTATACATATATCAATCTCATATACGGACACACGTATTTAGTATTTACACGAAAAATCTTTAAAATGaaaattcagttttttttttttttttttacagaaataaataaataaaaagataatttaatttctttttattcatataaaaaagtTTCACCTCCCCTCATCCTACTAATTGTCAAATATGAAATATCCTTTAAAGAATAATTGCTAATGTGGACTTGGGATATCAAATGCAGCATACTGCTAAATCCTAACTGATTCCACTTAGACGAGAGTGGGAATGAGGCCATCTCCTTCAGTTGTCTTGAAAGTAAGTTTCAGATAGGCTAATCTACCACACCCACCTATGCCTTGGCAAATATAAAATCCATTTGGTTAATGCATAACATTCTTGTTTATTCTTCAATTTGTCCAAGTTTGAATCATATTTTGGGTTGGGGGGAACGGGGAACCCCACTGTTTACTTCTTACTCAAGGTATAGTAAGTATATACTGGGTCGACATCCGACTTGATAAATTTAACCTTATATCATTTAGTCTTGATGGAAAGTTGGAAACGAATGCTAGTCCCTTTACCCTTCTGGATATGTTGGTTGAAAATTTAGGATCATAGCCTTCTATAAGAAATATATTTGACAACAATATTAAATATACAACTTGAGTTTGTCAAACAAGACAGTAAACATAATAATATACCTCAAAATAAGACATTTGGTTTTCCTGctattaagttaaaaaaaaaaattgaaatgatccATCAAAGTTGTAACCACCATGCTGAGAGTTGTGGAACTCGAACCAATCAATCTTTGCCTGCAAATAACATACGCAATTGGTTCAAGTTAACTCTCTTTAGCCAACAGCAACTACTGAAATTACACATTTAAGGTTCAGGGGCAAAGAGATGAAAGGATCATATGCAGACGCTTCTTGTAAATCCACAAAAATATACAACTTCCCTTCAAACCAGACACTTGAAGAGTTAAGACCACATCATATGACAGAAATTCTCCAAGTTATACTATGTCAGCAGGAATATATGATATGCCTAAATTACAATATTGCAGCAAAATTCCAACAGAATCTTCTACATAAGACAAAGTGTGAAACCATAAATTCTGATGTATAAAATCTGAAATTGCAATTCAAAGTCACTCCAGCTAGCATCCAGGAAGTGGAGAGATTTATAAGTCCATGAAAAATGGAAGTAAGAAAAATGAGCAATGAAAGAAAGGCATAACTAACATgtaacatcaatgcatatgaccAAAGTTCCAAAAGGAGGACAAATAAATGAACAATCAAGACAAGAAATGAACTAATTAACTAGAGGCAACGTGATACCCCTACGAGAAGAAAGCTGGTCATGGAATGTGCGCATACTGTTACAGGCAGATGTAGCAAGCAATGATAAGTCATTTTTCATGCTCAAGAAATCAAATCCCTTGACTGATAAACGCCTTTCCCTAAAGTGACGTAATTTGTCACTAGCTTCCCTTTGGAGGTCAAAGACACAAGATAAGTTTATAGTCCAGCCATTGCATGGTGCATTAAAACCCTTAGATCGTGCTATCTCTAATGCTGAATTTCTTGTTGCCATGATAACTGCATTAAAAAGAAGTTCAAGTTTTCTGTACATGAGTCTAAGACTACAGTTTATTTGCATCAACTAACTGAGAAAATGATGATACACAAGTGCATACAGCAAAATTATAACTCTTTAGACAACTCATGCATGAAGTTGCAATTTGAGAAAAAAAAGCAATGGTTGAACATATTGACAAAGGTTTTACCATTATAAGGAGCTTCAAAGATAAAGTTTGCAGGAAGGCCAATACCAAAGCCAGCGAGAGTGAAGCCTACATTGAATCCAATGCCACAACCAGATCCAACATAGCCTATCACTTCAGGGCCGAACCCCGGACCCCATCCGACTCCACAACCAACACCCACTCCCATTCCCCAAAAGGCACCATAAGTTGGATGAACAGGGTTCCATCTCTTATATCTTCTAAACAATCCTTTGATAATCATTTGGAGCTGAGAACAGAGGCAACGTAAGAAATTACTAAGCCTAGACCATAAGTtggaattggaaaaataaataagagtCTATGAATACAGatgttatttttgtaatttgCAATTAAGGAATGGATCCTTACAAAAAGCCACTTAGGTCATTGATCAAACAGCATAACGACATAACTGAATAACTCGGGAAATGGGTAATGATTGGCAGTAATTATGAGGAGACATATTAGAGAGTAGCAATATAACCAAAACCTTATATTTCCAAAGTGTCTTAGGTAGCCATAGCATCAACtgaaggaaggaaggaagaggTAGTAGCCATTACcaagaaattgaagtttgaaGGAAGGAAAGCGTTGCAGGCGCAgtggtttatactttattcgtcgCTTATCTGGGGCATTGGGTTCTTCACTTCTTCCTACAGCCTTACAGCATACATCACAGCTAAGAGTAGTTTACTAGCTTCGGGGTTCTGCCTAAAATTAAATGGCTATGTTTTTTGGATTTTGCTCTTTATTTATAATAACcgtgaaaactaaattaaacttaTGCACGTTTCAG is a window encoding:
- the LOC112782429 gene encoding cadmium-induced protein AS8 isoform X4 encodes the protein MIIKGLFRRYKRWNPVHPTYGAFWGMGVGVGCGVGWGPGFGPEVIGYVGSGCGIGFNVGFTLAGFGIGLPANFIFEAPYNVIMATRNSALEIARSKGFNAPCNGWTINLSCVFDLQREASDKLRHFRERRLSVKGFDFLSMKNDLSLLATSACNSKD
- the LOC112782429 gene encoding cadmium-induced protein AS8 isoform X2, with the translated sequence MLWLPKTLWKYKLQMIIKGLFRRYKRWNPVHPTYGAFWGMGVGVGCGVGWGPGFGPEVIGYVGSGCGIGFNVGFTLAGFGIGLPANFIFEAPYNVIMATRNSALEIARSKGFNAPCNGWTINLSCVFDLQREASDKLRHFRERRLSVKGFDFLSMKNDLSLLATSACNSKD
- the LOC112782429 gene encoding cadmium-induced protein AS8 isoform X1, with protein sequence MLWLPKTLWKYKLQMIIKGLFRRYKRWNPVHPTYGAFWGMGVGVGCGVGWGPGFGPEVIGYVGSGCGIGFNVGFTLAGFGIGLPANFIFEAPYNVIMATRNSALEIARSKGFNAPCNGWTINLSCVFDLQREASDKLRHFRERRLSVKGFDFLSMKNDLSLLATSACNSMRTFHDQLSSRRGKD
- the LOC112782429 gene encoding cadmium-induced protein AS8 isoform X3, whose protein sequence is MIIKGLFRRYKRWNPVHPTYGAFWGMGVGVGCGVGWGPGFGPEVIGYVGSGCGIGFNVGFTLAGFGIGLPANFIFEAPYNVIMATRNSALEIARSKGFNAPCNGWTINLSCVFDLQREASDKLRHFRERRLSVKGFDFLSMKNDLSLLATSACNSMRTFHDQLSSRRGKD